One genomic segment of Mastomys coucha isolate ucsf_1 unplaced genomic scaffold, UCSF_Mcou_1 pScaffold22, whole genome shotgun sequence includes these proteins:
- the LOC116068729 gene encoding U6 snRNA-associated Sm-like protein LSm5 has product MAANATTNLSQLLPLELVNKCIGSRIHIVMKSDKEIVGTLLGFDDFVNMVLEDVTEFETTPEGRITKLDQILLSGNNITMLVPEGEGPEI; this is encoded by the exons CCTGTCCCAACTCCTGCCACTAGAGCTTGTGAACAAGTGTATAGGATCAAGAATTCAc ATTGTGATGAAGAGTGATAAAGAAATTGTTGGTACACTTCTAGGATTTGATGACTTTGTCAATATGGTGTTAGAAGATGTTACAGAATTTGAAACTACACCAGAAGGAAGAATTACAAAATTAGATCAAATTCTACTAAGTGGAAATAATATAACAATGCTGGTTCCTGAAGGAGAAGGGCCTGAAATATGA